The following nucleotide sequence is from Rhizobium etli CFN 42.
TGCTCGGCTGGGGCATCAAGAAGCATCGGACGCTGCTCAACATACATCCGATGGGCAACGCGCGCAGCCATGAGGACAATGCGATAAGCTTGGAGGAATGCAAGCTACTGATAGGCGATCTTTTGAAATCTCCCCATTTTGAGAGTGGCGCTGCATACATGACTCTGCCGCCGGCTCTGATGCCTCTCAAGTATCTGAACGGCGTGCATACTTGCGGTTGGGGCGACAACGTACTGGGCATACTGTCGAACGGACAAGTTTCGATGTGCAGTGCCTCCTACGATGATCCGGAAATGATCGCCGGCAATGCCTTCGAAATGCCCTTGATGGAAATCTGGCGCAACAGCCCGTTCTTCCATGAGCTACGCGAGGTGGTGAGTGGCGAGGTTAAGGGCGTCTGCGGCAAGTGCGTGTTTTATCCAGTCTGTCGCGGCGTCTGCAAGATGAGTAGCTGGTCGCACTATGGTGAAAAGGACGCGCCCTATCCGCTGTGCCAGGAACTTTACAATAACGGAGGTTTTCCGGAGTACGCCCTGGTGGACCCGACGAAAGATTCCACCTACCGCCGCGGAGTTATAGCGAAAGAGCGTCGGCCCGCCGCCGAAGCTCCTGTCTATAACTTCTCGGAGGAAATCGCGGCTGCTGCGCAACACACTCACTAACGCAGGAGGCGCGACGTAATAATTGCTGTGTCGACGACGTAATTTAACCAGGTCAACAAAAATAACGTGGAGGATTGAGGATGAGCAGAGCTTTCCGAGGTGCGGCGGGTGTGGCGCACACACTTGCGAACAACGATACGATCCGGCAACAAAGCAGCCGCCCAGCAAGCCCAGGTGATTTCTCGTCTTGCGGAAGGACTCGCCCGGCTGCAGGCGGGTTTGGATGACCAAGCTCAGCAATTGACGGCTGGCCTTGTAAAA
It contains:
- a CDS encoding radical SAM/SPASM domain-containing protein encodes the protein MNTPDWLSTPQDVHVASQTLQALVTSELSKRVVSENEIKTIYLFLTRKCNLGCHHCYIAGVGPKAKGIDFNLEAIQGLIEQALPNGLRKVKVSGGEPMVHKEFMAVMEYLASCGLKELVFETNGTLFDEFTIEQLSRLPNLTVFISLDHFDPEAHDAFRAKSGAFAKTAIVLQRLGKTDISTVVTTTAYRNNYDKVISIIDLVLGWGIKKHRTLLNIHPMGNARSHEDNAISLEECKLLIGDLLKSPHFESGAAYMTLPPALMPLKYLNGVHTCGWGDNVLGILSNGQVSMCSASYDDPEMIAGNAFEMPLMEIWRNSPFFHELREVVSGEVKGVCGKCVFYPVCRGVCKMSSWSHYGEKDAPYPLCQELYNNGGFPEYALVDPTKDSTYRRGVIAKERRPAAEAPVYNFSEEIAAAAQHTH